The Bacteroidota bacterium DNA window ACGTTGCGTTACGAAGCGCCCGTTTCAAGGTCTCTCAATGCATAGTTCGCCGCATGGCAAAAGATGGTCGACGGACAATTGTTGGGCTTTTTCATTCGTAACTATTTTAGGAGGAGCATTTTCTTCGTCAACACGTTGGTGCCCTGCTCAAGTCTATAGAAGTAGACTCCGCTGGCGAACCTGCTCATATCGACATTGTACGTGTACTCACCTGCCGCTCTCTGTCCCTCATCCACCACCTGCACCATCTGACCGAGCAAATTGTAGACCTTCAAGCTCATCATACCCGGCTGACCCAGGTTAAATTTGATCTGCGTGGAAGGGTTGAACGGATTCGGGTAGTTCTGCTCGAGCGAGAATTTGTTCGGAACGGTGGTGTTGGCGGCTTTGACAGCCGTGGTAGCCCATGTGGCTTTCGCCGACGGGTACCAGTTCAGATCGCCCGCCGGGAATCCGCCCCACGCGCCGGTATACGCCGGTGACGCTGTTGAATAGGCGGCGCTCATTGTATCGCGATAGTACGGAGTCGTATGGATGTCATAACCAGGGTACGTTGCCTGGAGTCCGCTCCCATCTCCGCCTTCAGCGCCGCCCATCGAGGTCGGCTCAGCAAACCAGAGCATGAGATTCGAAAACGGCGCGGGCACCTTGTTGAATGCGAAATTACTCAATGCCGTGAACGCGGTCGCAGTATCCGCCCCTAGCCGGGCTTTGATGCTGTCGGACAGAATACGTCCGAAACCAAGTGTAGGATCCCATCCTTCAGCCCGCGCCGTATCCCAAGCTGCGGTGAGGGACGGTGAAGTGTAGTAGTAGTTGTGGGCAATTTTCCACTGGGTTGGGGTAAAGCCGGGAAGCGTGTCGGTTTGGAGCGGTGCATAGTTGATCCAGCTCATTACCACTTTTCCCTGAGCATCGAACTCGTTTGACTCGATAAAATCGTATTGACGCTGTGAGTTCGTGTCGGCGCCCATTGCCATCGGGTCGACGAACAGGCTATTCGTGATTGTGACATCCGATCCAACCGCGCCTAGTGTAAAGAGGCCATAGCGGCCGCCGTTCTCGTACACGGTATTGTGGTCGAAAATGATGTGGTTGATACGACCAACGCTTGAACGGTGTCGCATGACCCTGTCAAAGCCGTACGCGACAGTATTGTTGATCATCACAAGGCTGTCGAGAGAGATGTTCCGCGCATCAACAACGCGTCCGTTGCCTGCGCCTGCCGACCAGGGAACGTTGCTGTTCACAAGGATATTATCCGTGAACTTGATGGTCGTGCCCGCCGCGAAGTTGCTGGCGAAGGCCTGGTTTGTTCCGCCGAAAGTGTTGCCCACGAACTCCATCCGCCATCCGGGGGTCGCGCAACGAAAGAGAATGTATGTGGCGCCATAGTTATCCAAATAGGAAGTATCCTGGTCAAAATAGCCAACCATCGTGATCCCCTTCACGTAGACATTGCCTTCGACGTTGACGAACTGGTACGGCACGGCGAGTGGGGTGGCATTAGGAACGGGCATCGCGTACACTCGTGGTTGTTCAGCAACCCCGGTATCTGATGCCACAATATTCAACGGCCAACCGGCGTTCGTAACGATATTGTTCCAGAACCACGTTCCGCCGCGCTGGAGCACATAAACCCGCTGGGTGTCAACGCGCGCGCCGTTTGCGGTCGTGTCGCCCATGATGATATCGCTCAGGTTCGTCGCCGTTGTCGGCGCCTTCAGGAACAAGGTATGCTGACCGAATGCCGCCGTAGCCAGATAGAGCAACAGCAGCACGGGAAACATGACCCGTAACGTTGGTTTCATAAAACCTCCAAAAAAAAAGTGAATGTGAATTAGTAGTACAGCGGTACAACAAGTAAAGCTATTTTGGTTACAACAAAACTCTCATCCAGAGATCGGCAGTTGTGCCGTACCGGATGCTTGAGGTCAGCAGTGTCCACTTCATGACCGTGTTCTGGATGCTCGTCCCTTCGCTGGCGTCTGTCAGGTTGTTGATATTAAGCCCAACAGCCAGATGGTCCCCGATGTTTTGCTTGAGGGCAAGGTCCAGGCGCGAGAAGGCGTCCTGCACCGGGTTCGAGCGATTGTCCACCGAAAAGCCGTTATAGTACTGCCCCTGGTAAAAATACGACAGCCGTACGGAGAATCCCGCAATGTCGTAGCCCAGCACTGCGTTGCCGAAGAATTCGGGAGAGTTGACAATCCTGCTCCTTTGTTCGGCGAGCTCGAGATATGGTTTTGCCACCTTAAAGCCTGCAAGAATAACGGTGTCGTACTTGGTTTCCGCAAAGGGGGTATACGTCTGATCCTTGACCAGCGAGAGGTTATACGACATCGTGAGGCCGCGCAGGTAGCCGGGGAGGAACCGTAGGTTCGTTTGCTGTTCAAGCTCGAAGCCCCACACTTCGGTCGGCAACGTGGAATTGTAGGGATAGGTCAGCAAATACATACTGGCGAAGGGGGGCTTACCGTTGCGATATACCATCCCCACCTGCGCCGGAGTTGTGCTGCCGGGGAGGATCTCGTACCCGTTCAGAAGCTCGATTTCATTCTTGATCCGTTTGTAATATGTCGAGAATGAAAGAAGCCCAAGATCGTTTCCGTAAGCTTGAATATTGAGCTCATAGTTCCAGGCGTCTCCATTTTTCAGGTTCGTGTTTCCGACCTTGGCCATGTCGTTGTCCACATAGGGGGCCGTGCCAACGATGACGTACGTCGGCAACCGGTAGTTGAAATCGGGGCGGATGATGCCGGCGTAGGCGGCAAGGCGGACGTTCAAGTAGTCCGTCGGACGGACGATGAAATGGAAATTCGGAAGAACGATCGTCTCGGTGTGTTTTGCTGCAGTGTCACTGAAGACCGAGTAGACTGTAAGCGGCTGCGGGGTGTAGTAGGACGTGTACGAGTCGTCGTCCGTTTCGAGCCGCACGCCGGCGATGAAGGTCGCCGCCGTTCCGAAGTTCAGGGTATTCATCAGGTAGCCTGCACCCACGGCTTCATTGGCGGTGTACCCAGTTCCATCTTCGGCCGTACCGTCGGCGTATTCTCTTCGCGCTCCATCCGCGGTGATGCCGACGGAACTGATGTCGTACCAGTTCCGGATCAAGGTCGGGTCGAACAGCGGGTCAAAATTGTATAACCCGTAGATGTTCCGTGTGCCGCTGGTCAAGAAGTTCGTCAGCAGGACGAGACCTCCGGCGTCCTGTAGATTCCCGAAGCCGTATTTCGCCCAGTCCTTGGCAACGATCTGACCGTTCGAATTCAGCATGTCCGGCAGTACTTGGGCGCTGTTGTAGTACGGCGAGAATTCCATCATGTTGTCGCGCCGGTGGTACCGGTCGGTGTACTTGCCGCCGAACTTGAACTCACCACTGATGTCGGAGAAGAGGTAATCCCTTTTGATGTCCAGGGTCGCGGTCCGTTGAAATTCGAGGTTGCTTTCCGTTCGGATGTACCCATACTGCAGGAAGGCATCGCTGAAATTATTGAGGGAATACGGAATGAGGGCCTGGTACGGACCCTGCCACAACGACGGAGGAACCGCGAGCATCCCCGAAACTACTTGGTTGTTTCCGTTGAGGGTTGACGGCTCGTCAAAATTCGCGGTGTAGTTGTATGGCTGCTCCGTGCTCGACTGCGTGAAAGAGAAGTTCCAGCTCACATGCCAATCGCTGACATTATTTTCGCCCACGACAGAAAATGCGCTAATGTCTGTGTTGATGTCCTGTCCTTGGATGTCGTAATTAATCTCCGACGACTCCACGGGATAATCGCGGGTCATCTGGGACAAACGGCGCTGCGTGGTGTTAAAGTCGCCGTTTACCTTGATAACGCCGTCATCGGGCGTCTTGAAGTCGAACAGCACGCGGCCGCCCGTTCGCGTTCGTATCTCGGGCGTCCAATCAAGGGTGAAACTGTTGATCCCCCATTTGGTGGAGTTGTTCAGCGTTTGATCGTAGGCGACATTGTAGTCCTCGCTGCTGCGGTCGCGCCGCTCGGCGTTGGCAAAGATCTGTATCCCCACCACATCGTCGAAGAAGCGCTCGCCATAGTTGCCGTTAAAATTATATTGGCTGTAAGAGTTGGTGAGAGCTGCGTATGACCCCTGCGCTGTCACCTGTATTACCCGGGTCTCCGGAGCTGTTTTTGTCACGAAATTGACGTTACCTGCGATGGCTTGGCCGTCCATGTCTGACGTGATGGCTTTCGTAACTGTGATCCCCGAGAGAGATGCCTGTGCAATTGTACTCAGGTCCACACCTCGAGAGTCAGCATCCGTTGCCGAAAGTTGAACTCCATCCATCGTGATCGTTGTCAAATCTTCACTCAAACCGCGCAGCACAATTTGGTTCGCCTCCCCGCCCGACCGGACAACCGAAACACCGGGAAGACGACCGATCGCCTCTGCCGCGTTTGCGTCGGGCAATTCCTTGATCTTCTCCTCGGAAACAACGCTGACGATCGCATTCGACGTGAGCTGCTGGTTAATGGCAGCGGCTTGGCCAAGCGCCTGGCTTGTGATGACAACCTCTTGGCCTTGCACCGCTGTGGGAAGAAGAGCAAAATTACACTCCGTAGCTTTGTCGTCTTTGATTGTTACAGAGATTGTCTGCGAGAGGTATCCAACGTAGGAACATCGAGCGTTGTAATGACCGGCTGGGATCGTTTGAATGGTGTAGTTGCCCGAGATGTCCCCCGCCGTCCCAAGCGGAGTGCCAACCAACATAACATTGGCGGCAACCAGGGGCTGTCCGGTCGTCGAGTCGCGGACAACCCCCTTGAGTGTGCCGGAGGCGAGCAACAGAGATGGAGTTAGAAAAAGAAGAAGGAGAAGCTTTTTTGCTGACCAATTCACAGTTCAACCCTCCCTTAAGGTAGATGAAACCTGTGGTTCACGGAAACATCCGCGCGTTCAATTCGGATGAAGGATTAGGTCAAGAAAAGACTAAACCGGTTTGATTAGGACAATTAGCGCAATATAGCTGTAAATAAAGGGAAATATTGAAATAATAGGATAGTACTAAACCGCTCCAGTTAGTTACAATTTTTTCGATTTAATGTCAAGTTAAATTTTGACTTTTTTTTGATTCAGTGGTTTTCCCATTCAGGAAGGGTCAAATCCACCTTGTGAAATCTGAGCTTGAAGGAGGCAATGTTCAATCGCGCTATGCAGCGCCCCGCGCAGCTTAGAATCATTTCTGGAGTAATTAGAATTCCACCTTTGTCCGCGAAGAAAATGTGACGGAACAAACCAATCGCTGCACTATGCCCATGCATAGGAGGAGGTCCTTCGACTCTTTGTTGGAATGCATTGCCCCCGATTTCGGGGATCGGTGAGTGAAACGATTGAGTCCGCGTTCAGGTTTACTTTAATGAACACGATTCAGGTATGATGATCAAACAAGGCGCCGCAGGTAACAGACGAGTCCCCCGTACCACCGGAATGAAGATTTTCAGTAAATTCATAGCACCATCTATTCTCCTGTGCGTTCTATCAGGATGCGAAACGCATTACGCTACGTACGATATCATGCTGACGGAGGCCGTCGCTCCTCGTCCAAAGAACGATACCAATGGCAAGCAAACAATCTATCACACTGACTCGCTCGGAATAAAAAAATATTGCTTCGAAAATGACTTCGTCAAAATTATCTGGTCGCCTTCAGCGTACGGTGTCGGGTTCACAATTGATAATAAAACGGATTCTTCCGTCACCGTTTTATGGGATGATGCCGCCTATGTCAATGAAGTAGGATCGCGCTATCACGTCATTCATTCCGGAATAAGGTTTATTAACAAAAGGGACCTCCAGTCGCCCACTGTGATACCAAAAAATGAGACGCTCGATGATCTGGTATTTCCCGTTGATTACATTTATGGGGACATGGACGGCGGATGGTATGAAGCCCCGCTTTGGCCTGATGCAAGCGGTTCGCTCGGAAAGCTGAAATCTCAATCGCGGGCATTTTTTGGTAAATCCTTTCAAGTAGTTTTGCCCCTGTCTGTTCACGATGTTGTAAATGAGTACACTTTTACTTTTTTCATCAGGAGTGCCAGCTACAAGTAGCTCACACAGAAGTTGGCATTTTCATCCCAGAAGAGGTCCAGGAAAGGATGAGGGCTGGAGGGTCATTCGCGGCACGTCCCATCCACCGTTCAACGTGAATGTTGATTTCACATCAACGGGGAACACGTTTCATTCGAATGCAGAGATCATTTAACAAGAGACTCGTCGGAACATTCATCTATTGAATTGAAGGTGCGGTGCAGTTCCCTTTTAATACCCTTCTATGCTCTGATTAAATTGTGTATTGAGGGGGGCAGATGATCACCCCATGAAGACTAATCGGCCTACTTCAAAACAAAGAGCCCGACATCATTGTCGGGCTCGGTGCATTTCAGACTATTCTGATCTCCTAATTCGCGAATAGTCGCCTGTATGCAGAGGAATAATAATACGTTTTATATTTACCCTGCGACGAGGACGAAGTGAGTTGTTTCGTCATCCTTGACGAAGGCGAAGAATACGTCATGAACAGCCTGTACGACGAAGGATAAAGGTGATCGTTGCCCTGATGCTTCATCATTGATGGAGGGTCGGTGTTGGCAAAAAACAGTTTGTACGATGAAGGATAGTAAGTCTCCCGTTCCTGCGACATGGAACCAGCCTCCTGTTTGTTCGTCAGTGAAGGTGTATCGATTGTCGCCGGGCACTCCTTCATATACTCGGCATATCGCTCGGTGGTGCACCCCATTACAGAAAGAACCACCAACAGTATGACAACGGATATTATTGTCTTCTCCATATTCATTCGCTCCTTTGGCTTCAAATATTAACATGGTGAATTAATCAGATCATTGGACGAGCAAGGAGGGGGCGCACGAAGAGGATTCGGCCGAAAAAGTGCTATGGGACTCGGAATAAATACTTGTGGGATTTCGCTGAAACGCCTTGGAGTGACGACGCTGATCCACGGCGAGGCCGCATTAAGAGACTGGTCGTCGGAAAAGTGTTCTGAGAAGATGAGGTGTCGGTGAGAGGTCCAATAAGGACGTTCATCAAGATCAATGCTGCGGTCGTTTACAGCTGAAAGTGAGGCGTCAAGCTTTACAAAGAGCGGCCGGCCAAGAAGATCGCTTGAACAGAGGAGACCGGGAACGATATAAGCCCCGAGAATCGCAAGAACCGCAAGATGTCGAATTCTGGAATTTCCCATAATGCGAGATTCCCAGATTTACGCATTTCAATACTTCTGCAAATTGGACTTCAGAATAAATTCAACGGTTTAATGCTGCTTGCTTATTGATAACGATTCCGATGCCAAGAATCTTTTCGTGGTCCATAACCATTTC harbors:
- a CDS encoding T9SS type A sorting domain-containing protein, whose translation is MKPTLRVMFPVLLLLYLATAAFGQHTLFLKAPTTATNLSDIIMGDTTANGARVDTQRVYVLQRGGTWFWNNIVTNAGWPLNIVASDTGVAEQPRVYAMPVPNATPLAVPYQFVNVEGNVYVKGITMVGYFDQDTSYLDNYGATYILFRCATPGWRMEFVGNTFGGTNQAFASNFAAGTTIKFTDNILVNSNVPWSAGAGNGRVVDARNISLDSLVMINNTVAYGFDRVMRHRSSVGRINHIIFDHNTVYENGGRYGLFTLGAVGSDVTITNSLFVDPMAMGADTNSQRQYDFIESNEFDAQGKVVMSWINYAPLQTDTLPGFTPTQWKIAHNYYYTSPSLTAAWDTARAEGWDPTLGFGRILSDSIKARLGADTATAFTALSNFAFNKVPAPFSNLMLWFAEPTSMGGAEGGDGSGLQATYPGYDIHTTPYYRDTMSAAYSTASPAYTGAWGGFPAGDLNWYPSAKATWATTAVKAANTTVPNKFSLEQNYPNPFNPSTQIKFNLGQPGMMSLKVYNLLGQMVQVVDEGQRAAGEYTYNVDMSRFASGVYFYRLEQGTNVLTKKMLLLK
- a CDS encoding TonB-dependent receptor; translated protein: MNWSAKKLLLLLFLTPSLLLASGTLKGVVRDSTTGQPLVAANVMLVGTPLGTAGDISGNYTIQTIPAGHYNARCSYVGYLSQTISVTIKDDKATECNFALLPTAVQGQEVVITSQALGQAAAINQQLTSNAIVSVVSEEKIKELPDANAAEAIGRLPGVSVVRSGGEANQIVLRGLSEDLTTITMDGVQLSATDADSRGVDLSTIAQASLSGITVTKAITSDMDGQAIAGNVNFVTKTAPETRVIQVTAQGSYAALTNSYSQYNFNGNYGERFFDDVVGIQIFANAERRDRSSEDYNVAYDQTLNNSTKWGINSFTLDWTPEIRTRTGGRVLFDFKTPDDGVIKVNGDFNTTQRRLSQMTRDYPVESSEINYDIQGQDINTDISAFSVVGENNVSDWHVSWNFSFTQSSTEQPYNYTANFDEPSTLNGNNQVVSGMLAVPPSLWQGPYQALIPYSLNNFSDAFLQYGYIRTESNLEFQRTATLDIKRDYLFSDISGEFKFGGKYTDRYHRRDNMMEFSPYYNSAQVLPDMLNSNGQIVAKDWAKYGFGNLQDAGGLVLLTNFLTSGTRNIYGLYNFDPLFDPTLIRNWYDISSVGITADGARREYADGTAEDGTGYTANEAVGAGYLMNTLNFGTAATFIAGVRLETDDDSYTSYYTPQPLTVYSVFSDTAAKHTETIVLPNFHFIVRPTDYLNVRLAAYAGIIRPDFNYRLPTYVIVGTAPYVDNDMAKVGNTNLKNGDAWNYELNIQAYGNDLGLLSFSTYYKRIKNEIELLNGYEILPGSTTPAQVGMVYRNGKPPFASMYLLTYPYNSTLPTEVWGFELEQQTNLRFLPGYLRGLTMSYNLSLVKDQTYTPFAETKYDTVILAGFKVAKPYLELAEQRSRIVNSPEFFGNAVLGYDIAGFSVRLSYFYQGQYYNGFSVDNRSNPVQDAFSRLDLALKQNIGDHLAVGLNINNLTDASEGTSIQNTVMKWTLLTSSIRYGTTADLWMRVLL